The Aeromicrobium sp. Leaf245 genome includes a region encoding these proteins:
- the trpD gene encoding anthranilate phosphoribosyltransferase translates to MSAHTWPDVLDALVLGHDLDARSTAWAMASILDGESTPAQIAAFAVALRAKGISQPELQGLVDALLSKAVLVDVPGRVVDIVGTGGDRAKTVNISSMSAVTAAGAGVPVVKHGNRAASSDSGTADVFEVLQIRLDVPAEAVPTVLERAGITFCFAPLFHPGLRFTGPPRREIGIATPFNVLGPLVNPARPAASAVGCSDLRTAPLMAQVFADRGDDAFVFRGDDGLDEITTTSTTRVWTVADGQVVEGLLDPRDLGVALSSPEALRGGDPTYNADVFRRVLDGETSPVRDAVLLNAGAALAAHAGGSGPLLERLGAGMEQARTSIDSGAAREVLARWSTVTQELAPPR, encoded by the coding sequence GTGAGCGCCCACACCTGGCCCGACGTGCTCGACGCGCTCGTGCTCGGGCACGACCTCGACGCCCGGTCGACGGCGTGGGCCATGGCCTCGATCCTGGACGGGGAGAGCACGCCCGCGCAGATCGCGGCCTTCGCGGTCGCGCTGCGCGCCAAGGGGATCTCCCAGCCCGAGCTGCAGGGCCTGGTCGACGCCCTCCTGTCGAAGGCCGTCCTCGTCGACGTGCCCGGCCGGGTCGTCGACATCGTCGGCACCGGCGGAGACCGGGCCAAGACGGTGAACATCTCCTCGATGTCGGCGGTCACGGCAGCCGGTGCGGGCGTGCCCGTGGTCAAGCACGGCAACCGGGCGGCCTCCAGCGACAGCGGCACGGCCGACGTCTTCGAGGTGCTGCAGATCCGTCTCGACGTTCCGGCCGAGGCGGTGCCGACGGTGCTGGAGCGCGCCGGCATCACCTTCTGCTTCGCCCCCCTGTTCCACCCCGGGCTGCGCTTCACGGGGCCGCCGCGACGCGAGATCGGCATCGCGACCCCGTTCAACGTGCTCGGCCCGCTCGTGAACCCGGCCCGCCCGGCGGCGTCGGCCGTGGGGTGCTCGGACCTGCGGACCGCTCCGCTCATGGCGCAGGTGTTCGCCGACCGCGGTGACGACGCGTTCGTCTTCCGGGGCGACGACGGTCTGGACGAGATCACCACCACCTCCACGACGCGGGTCTGGACCGTCGCGGACGGACAGGTCGTCGAGGGGCTGCTGGACCCGCGAGACCTCGGCGTCGCCCTCTCCTCGCCCGAGGCATTGCGTGGAGGAGACCCGACCTACAACGCCGACGTGTTCCGGCGCGTGCTCGACGGTGAGACCTCACCCGTGCGCGACGCCGTGCTGCTCAACGCCGGAGCGGCCCTGGCGGCCCACGCCGGGGGGAGCGGGCCGCTGCTCGAGCGGCTGGGGGCCGGGATGGAGCAGGCGCGCACGTCGATCGACAGCGGCGCAGCGCGCGAGGTGCTGGCGCGCTGGTCGACCGTGACGCAGGAGCTCGCGCCCCCTCGCTGA
- a CDS encoding Lrp/AsnC family transcriptional regulator, with protein sequence MITAIVFIQAEVSRLPETAAQIADLDGVSEVYSVTGDHDLVAMVRVQRIDDVAAVVADRLNKVEGVLSTQTQIAFQTFSRHDLEDAFSIGL encoded by the coding sequence GTGATCACCGCCATCGTCTTCATCCAGGCCGAGGTCTCGCGGCTTCCCGAGACCGCCGCCCAGATCGCCGACCTCGACGGCGTCAGCGAGGTCTACTCCGTCACCGGCGACCACGACCTCGTGGCCATGGTGCGGGTGCAGCGCATCGACGACGTCGCCGCCGTCGTGGCCGACCGGCTCAACAAGGTCGAGGGCGTGCTGTCGACGCAGACCCAGATCGCGTTCCAGACGTTCAGCCGCCACGACCTCGAGGACGCGTTCAGCATCGGCCTCTGA
- a CDS encoding DEDD exonuclease domain-containing protein: MTSPFPHQASFDDLGRALSDVTFCVVDLETTGGSPKTGSRITEIGAVKVRGGEVLGELQTLVNPEESIPAFITVLTGITDAMVVEAPRIAEVLPSFLELAAGSVLVAHNAPFDVGFLKHAAQELGIPWPRFEVLDTAVLARRALLRDEVRNVKLSTLAAHFGATTTPDHRALHDARATVDVLHGLFERLGSLGVNSLEDAVTFTSRVSPEQRRKRHLAQHLPHEPGVYLFRDVRDHVLYVGTSRDLRKRVASYFTASETRTRMGEMVRLAERVDSVVCATALEAHVRELRLIAAHRPPYNRRSRFPERLTWIKLTREPWPRLSVVRRVLDDDADYVGPFGNRRQSELALAALHETFLVRQCTTRMGRRPRGSTCALADLGRCLAPCTGDLDPAIYDAEVARLREALTGDPLEVVDRLRLRMTELGDQQRYEDAAAVRDRLTASLRAVDRTQRLRQLTEVDELVAAAPGERGWEVHVVRHGRLAAAGLLPRTVHPSAWVEALLATAEEVAAPAHAAHPAPVASVEETETLLRWLETPGVRMVRGSWHVPVAGAARHVADLPVESDVHRANRSRLTA; the protein is encoded by the coding sequence GTGACGAGCCCCTTCCCCCACCAGGCCAGCTTCGACGACCTCGGTCGAGCACTGAGCGACGTCACGTTCTGCGTCGTCGACCTCGAGACCACGGGCGGCTCGCCGAAGACAGGATCGCGCATCACCGAGATCGGTGCGGTCAAGGTGCGCGGTGGCGAGGTGCTGGGCGAGCTCCAGACGCTGGTGAACCCCGAGGAGAGCATCCCGGCGTTCATCACGGTGCTCACCGGGATCACCGACGCGATGGTCGTCGAGGCGCCCCGCATCGCCGAGGTTCTCCCCAGCTTCCTCGAGCTGGCCGCCGGCAGCGTGCTCGTGGCGCACAACGCCCCCTTCGACGTCGGCTTCCTCAAGCACGCCGCGCAGGAGCTCGGGATCCCCTGGCCGCGCTTCGAGGTGCTCGACACGGCCGTGCTGGCCCGGCGGGCGCTGCTGCGCGACGAGGTGCGCAACGTCAAGCTCTCCACCCTCGCCGCCCACTTCGGCGCCACCACCACGCCCGACCACCGGGCCCTGCACGACGCGCGCGCCACCGTCGACGTGCTGCACGGCCTGTTCGAGCGGCTCGGCTCCCTCGGCGTGAACTCCCTCGAGGACGCCGTCACGTTCACGTCGCGGGTCTCCCCCGAGCAGCGTCGCAAGCGCCACCTGGCGCAGCACCTGCCGCACGAGCCCGGCGTCTACCTGTTCCGCGACGTCCGCGACCACGTGCTCTACGTCGGCACGTCACGCGACCTGCGCAAGCGGGTCGCGAGCTACTTCACGGCGTCGGAGACCCGCACCCGCATGGGCGAGATGGTCCGCCTCGCCGAGCGGGTCGACTCCGTCGTCTGCGCCACGGCGCTCGAGGCGCACGTGCGCGAGCTCCGCCTCATCGCGGCGCACCGTCCCCCGTACAACCGCCGCTCGCGGTTTCCCGAGCGCCTCACGTGGATCAAGCTCACCCGCGAGCCCTGGCCCCGACTGTCGGTGGTGCGCCGCGTCCTCGACGACGATGCCGACTACGTCGGGCCGTTCGGCAACCGACGCCAGAGCGAGCTCGCCCTCGCCGCGCTGCACGAGACCTTCCTCGTGCGTCAGTGCACCACCCGCATGGGCCGACGCCCGCGCGGCAGCACGTGCGCCCTCGCCGACCTCGGCCGCTGTCTCGCGCCCTGCACCGGCGACCTCGACCCCGCCATCTACGACGCCGAGGTCGCACGCCTGCGCGAGGCGCTCACCGGCGACCCGCTCGAGGTCGTCGACCGGCTGCGCCTGCGGATGACCGAGCTGGGCGACCAGCAGCGCTACGAGGACGCCGCTGCCGTTCGCGACCGGCTCACCGCGTCCCTGCGGGCGGTCGACCGCACCCAGCGGCTGCGCCAGCTCACCGAGGTCGACGAGCTCGTGGCGGCGGCGCCCGGCGAGCGGGGCTGGGAGGTCCACGTGGTTCGGCACGGTCGCCTCGCCGCCGCCGGGCTCCTGCCCCGCACGGTCCACCCGTCCGCGTGGGTCGAGGCACTCCTGGCCACCGCCGAGGAGGTAGCCGCTCCTGCGCACGCCGCCCACCCCGCCCCGGTCGCCTCGGTCGAGGAGACCGAGACCCTCCTGCGGTGGCTCGAGACGCCCGGCGTGCGCATGGTGCGAGGCAGCTGGCACGTGCCTGTCGCCGGCGCCGCGCGGCACGTCGCCGACCTGCCGGTCGAGTCCGACGTCCACCGGGCGAACCGGTCTAGGCTGACGGCGTGA
- a CDS encoding C40 family peptidase, protein MAALTIGVTVGVVGPAQADPVTTEDVEAAFHDVEVVAEQVNQLDEDVKDTRAEIADLDDDIADQLAVYRKQRDALGASVVQQQLDSPLGPTVSLFGSQDPEEFLEGLGAVQALNSTRADAVESFAATAKELKNRRASLKDRKTELERDRKKADAKRAQIKAKYEDAKAELARLTAAEQAAFNTSDVEIGFEVDASGRAKAAIDFATAQLGKPYIYGGTGPKGYDCSGLVMKAFAAAGVSLPRVVGPQYAASRKISMSELQPGDIVFYGDMSHDGIYIGNGKVIHAPRPGKSIEVTSVSYGFTKAGRVV, encoded by the coding sequence GTGGCGGCCCTGACCATCGGCGTCACCGTCGGAGTGGTCGGCCCCGCGCAGGCGGACCCGGTGACCACCGAGGACGTCGAGGCCGCCTTCCACGACGTCGAGGTGGTGGCCGAGCAGGTCAACCAGCTCGACGAGGACGTCAAGGACACGCGCGCCGAGATCGCCGACCTCGACGACGACATCGCCGACCAGCTGGCCGTCTACCGCAAGCAGCGCGACGCGCTGGGCGCCTCGGTCGTGCAGCAGCAGCTCGACTCGCCGCTGGGCCCCACGGTGAGCCTGTTCGGCAGCCAGGACCCCGAGGAGTTCCTCGAGGGCCTCGGTGCGGTCCAGGCGCTCAACAGCACGCGCGCCGACGCCGTCGAGTCCTTCGCCGCAACGGCCAAGGAGCTCAAGAACCGACGCGCCAGCCTGAAGGACCGCAAGACCGAGCTCGAGCGCGATCGCAAGAAGGCTGACGCGAAGCGCGCCCAGATCAAGGCCAAGTACGAGGACGCCAAGGCCGAGCTGGCCCGTCTGACGGCCGCCGAGCAGGCCGCCTTCAACACCAGCGACGTCGAGATCGGCTTCGAGGTCGACGCGAGCGGCCGCGCCAAGGCCGCGATCGACTTCGCGACCGCCCAGCTGGGCAAGCCCTACATCTACGGCGGCACCGGGCCGAAGGGCTACGACTGCTCCGGCCTGGTCATGAAGGCCTTCGCCGCGGCCGGCGTCTCGCTGCCCCGCGTCGTGGGTCCGCAGTACGCCGCGTCGCGCAAGATCTCCATGAGCGAGCTCCAGCCCGGCGACATCGTCTTCTACGGCGACATGTCGCACGACGGCATCTACATCGGCAACGGCAAGGTCATCCACGCGCCCCGGCCGGGCAAGAGCATCGAGGTCACGAGCGTGTCCTACGGGTTCACCAAGGCCGGACGCGTCGTCTGA
- a CDS encoding long-chain fatty acid--CoA ligase, translated as MNAADGDRPDPAASDGRPDRGNLTDDVLDRLAADPEAVALARRGPDGWSDVTIGAFHADVVTVAKGLLAAGVRPGDRVALLSRTRYEWTLVDYAVWWAGAVTVPIYETSSTDQVAWILSDSGAVAAVVESAQHLGRVDEARRDAPDLKHVWTIDEGGLDEVRSAAAGVSDAQLEQARATLTSDSLATLIYTSGTTGRPKGCRLTHGNFRAELSGALEQLPDLFGRENASTLLFLPLAHVFARIIQVGAIRSGTRLGHTADVKDLVADLGEYQPTFVLAVPRVFEKVFNSASTKAYADGKGPIFDRAVATAIAYSKAQDATTRRGKPKRVGAALRAKHALFDRLVFAKLRQALGGHAEWAISGGAPLGDRLAHFYRGIGVTVLEGYGLTETTAALCVNTPSDQRIGTVGRPFPETEVRVGDDGELLFRGPQVFTGYWNNDEATAGALDPDGWFATGDLGDVDDDGFVRITGRKKEIIVTAGGKNVAPAVLEDRVRAHPLVSQCLVVGDGKPFIAALVTIDREAWTGPLDSPELETQVQQAVDDANALVSQAESIRKFVILDDDWTEENGYLTPSFKVKRTAVLRDLHDTVEALFSR; from the coding sequence GTGAACGCTGCGGACGGTGACCGACCTGACCCTGCCGCGTCGGACGGACGCCCCGACCGGGGCAACCTGACCGACGACGTGCTCGACCGCCTCGCGGCCGATCCGGAGGCCGTGGCCCTCGCCCGACGTGGGCCGGACGGCTGGTCCGACGTGACGATCGGCGCGTTCCACGCCGACGTCGTCACCGTCGCCAAGGGACTCCTCGCGGCAGGCGTCCGGCCGGGCGACCGGGTCGCCCTCCTGTCGCGCACGCGGTACGAGTGGACGCTCGTGGACTACGCCGTGTGGTGGGCCGGAGCGGTCACCGTGCCCATCTACGAGACGTCCTCGACCGACCAGGTGGCGTGGATCCTCTCCGACTCCGGCGCCGTCGCAGCCGTCGTGGAGAGCGCACAGCACCTCGGACGGGTCGACGAGGCCCGTCGCGACGCCCCGGACCTGAAGCACGTGTGGACCATCGACGAGGGCGGCCTCGACGAGGTCCGCTCCGCCGCCGCGGGCGTCAGCGACGCACAGCTCGAGCAGGCCAGGGCGACCCTCACGTCGGACTCGCTCGCCACCCTCATCTACACGTCGGGCACCACGGGCCGTCCCAAGGGCTGCCGGCTCACGCACGGCAACTTCCGGGCCGAGCTCTCCGGGGCGCTCGAGCAGCTGCCCGATCTGTTCGGCCGCGAGAACGCCTCGACACTGCTCTTCCTGCCGCTGGCGCACGTGTTCGCGCGGATCATCCAGGTCGGCGCCATCCGCTCCGGCACCCGGCTGGGCCACACGGCCGACGTGAAGGACCTGGTGGCCGACCTCGGCGAGTACCAGCCCACGTTCGTCCTGGCGGTCCCCCGCGTCTTCGAGAAGGTCTTCAACTCCGCGAGCACCAAGGCCTACGCCGACGGCAAGGGTCCGATCTTCGACCGGGCCGTGGCGACGGCGATCGCCTACAGCAAGGCCCAGGACGCGACGACGAGGCGCGGGAAGCCCAAGCGGGTGGGGGCGGCCCTGCGCGCCAAGCACGCCCTCTTCGACCGGCTGGTGTTCGCCAAGCTGCGTCAGGCGCTGGGTGGCCACGCCGAGTGGGCGATCTCCGGCGGCGCGCCGCTCGGCGACCGGCTGGCGCACTTCTACCGGGGCATCGGCGTCACGGTGCTCGAGGGCTACGGCCTCACCGAGACCACGGCAGCACTGTGCGTGAACACGCCGTCCGACCAGCGCATCGGGACGGTCGGGCGTCCGTTCCCCGAGACCGAGGTACGGGTTGGCGACGACGGCGAGCTGCTGTTCCGCGGCCCCCAGGTGTTCACCGGGTACTGGAACAACGACGAGGCCACGGCCGGGGCGCTCGACCCCGACGGCTGGTTCGCCACCGGCGACCTCGGCGACGTAGACGACGACGGCTTCGTCCGCATCACCGGTCGCAAGAAGGAGATCATCGTGACCGCCGGCGGCAAGAACGTCGCCCCCGCGGTGCTCGAGGACCGGGTCCGCGCCCACCCGCTGGTGAGCCAGTGCCTCGTGGTCGGCGACGGCAAGCCGTTCATCGCCGCGCTCGTGACGATCGACCGGGAGGCCTGGACCGGACCCCTGGACTCCCCCGAGCTGGAGACGCAGGTCCAGCAGGCCGTCGACGACGCCAACGCCCTGGTCTCGCAGGCGGAGTCGATCCGCAAGTTCGTCATCCTCGACGACGACTGGACCGAGGAGAACGGCTACCTGACGCCGTCGTTCAAGGTCAAGCGGACCGCGGTGCTGCGCGACCTTCACGACACGGTCGAGGCGCTCTTCTCCAGGTAG
- a CDS encoding SRPBCC family protein, with the protein MARTTSDIVIDAAPSDVMAVIADFDAYPSWATGVRSAEVVEPGAAGDSVGDRADRVRFTLDAAPIRDTYELLYTWDGDRSVSWSLAEKATVLTALDGTYALAEVAGGTRVTYQLAVDVAVPLLGTLKRKAEKVIIDAALSGLKQRVETLG; encoded by the coding sequence ATGGCGCGCACCACGAGCGACATCGTCATCGATGCCGCACCGTCGGACGTCATGGCCGTGATCGCCGACTTCGACGCCTATCCGTCGTGGGCCACCGGCGTCCGCAGCGCCGAGGTGGTCGAGCCGGGAGCTGCCGGCGACTCCGTCGGCGATCGGGCCGACCGGGTCCGTTTCACCCTCGACGCCGCACCCATCCGCGACACCTACGAGCTGCTCTACACCTGGGACGGCGACCGGTCGGTGTCGTGGAGCCTGGCGGAGAAGGCCACGGTGCTGACCGCGCTCGACGGCACGTACGCGCTGGCCGAGGTGGCCGGCGGGACGCGGGTGACCTACCAGCTCGCCGTCGACGTCGCCGTGCCGCTGCTCGGCACGCTCAAGCGCAAGGCCGAGAAGGTCATCATCGACGCGGCCCTGAGCGGCTTGAAGCAACGGGTCGAGACTCTTGGCTGA
- a CDS encoding ROK family glucokinase gives MSSTHDHDTRLGVGVDIGGTKIAAGLVGPDGTILASVSEPTPDADAIAGLVADLVGRLRAQAQHPVAGIGVGAAGFVAADRSTVTFAPNIDWRDEPLGERIAQLVELPVVVENDANAAAWGEYRFGAGADSDDLLLVTIGTGVGGGVIQDGDLMRGGFGAAAEIGHLRLVRDGRLCGCGQHGCFEKYASGSALVAEARERAASDDPAAAALVARAGGVAKIKGPLVTDLAQEGDPFAVDLLRDLGAWIGEGCASLAAVLDPSVIVIGGGVGAAADLLLDPVREAFEEHLPARFHRRVAEVRLATLGNDAGIVGAADLGRSARSATAQRVGSAPGSGTGD, from the coding sequence ATGAGCTCGACGCACGACCACGACACGCGCCTCGGCGTGGGGGTCGACATCGGCGGCACCAAGATCGCCGCCGGCCTCGTGGGGCCCGACGGCACCATCCTGGCCAGCGTCTCGGAGCCCACGCCCGACGCCGACGCCATCGCCGGGCTCGTGGCCGACCTGGTGGGCCGGCTCCGTGCGCAGGCCCAGCACCCGGTCGCCGGGATCGGTGTGGGTGCGGCGGGGTTCGTCGCGGCGGACCGGTCCACGGTCACCTTCGCCCCCAACATCGACTGGCGCGACGAGCCGCTGGGCGAGCGGATCGCCCAGCTGGTCGAGCTGCCCGTCGTCGTCGAGAACGACGCCAACGCCGCGGCCTGGGGCGAGTACCGGTTCGGCGCCGGCGCCGACTCCGACGACCTGCTGCTCGTGACCATCGGTACCGGGGTCGGTGGTGGCGTGATCCAGGACGGCGACCTCATGCGCGGCGGGTTCGGCGCGGCGGCCGAGATCGGGCACCTGCGGCTCGTCCGCGACGGGCGCCTGTGCGGGTGCGGTCAGCACGGGTGCTTCGAGAAGTACGCGAGCGGCAGCGCCCTCGTGGCCGAGGCACGTGAACGGGCTGCGAGCGACGACCCGGCAGCGGCGGCCCTCGTGGCCCGCGCCGGTGGCGTCGCGAAGATCAAGGGTCCGCTGGTCACCGACCTCGCCCAGGAGGGCGACCCGTTCGCGGTGGACCTGCTGCGCGACCTCGGGGCCTGGATCGGCGAGGGCTGCGCCTCGCTCGCCGCCGTGCTCGACCCGAGCGTCATCGTGATCGGGGGCGGGGTCGGGGCAGCCGCCGACCTCCTGCTCGACCCCGTGCGGGAGGCCTTCGAGGAGCACCTGCCCGCGCGCTTCCACCGTCGTGTGGCCGAGGTGCGCCTCGCGACCCTCGGCAACGACGCCGGCATCGTCGGCGCCGCCGACCTCGGCCGCTCCGCCCGCAGTGCGACGGCGCAGAGGGTCGGCTCCGCACCCGGCTCAGGAACAGGGGACTGA
- a CDS encoding ROK family glucokinase, protein MADRLAVGIDIGGTKIAAGVVDEDGRVVARTRRETPTTEPEAVLDAITEITAEFRAELPVKAVGIGAAGFVDASQSTVLFAPHLAWRHEPLRDRVARRTMLPVMVDNDANTSGWAEWRFGAAQNEPDLVLITLGTGIGGALVIDGLPYRGHFGIAGEFGHMQVVPGGNRCECGNLGCWEQYASGRVLGRRAAAAVAEGSPIGRRLAEAAGGADRVEGAHVTPLAQDGDEEAISWIADVGDWLGVGMANLAAALDPGLFVVGGGVSDAGEMLLGPAREAYSRTLTGRGYRSEARIVRAHLGPEAGLIGAADMARLTARRRRPANPAARVRVRAAARSSRSPRRRR, encoded by the coding sequence ATGGCGGACAGGTTGGCCGTCGGCATCGACATCGGCGGCACCAAGATCGCGGCCGGCGTGGTCGACGAGGACGGACGGGTCGTCGCCCGCACCCGCCGCGAGACGCCCACGACCGAGCCGGAGGCCGTGCTCGACGCGATCACCGAGATCACGGCGGAGTTCCGCGCCGAGCTCCCGGTCAAGGCCGTGGGCATCGGCGCCGCAGGCTTCGTCGACGCGTCGCAGTCGACCGTCCTCTTCGCGCCGCACCTGGCGTGGCGGCACGAGCCGCTGCGCGACCGGGTCGCCCGCCGGACGATGCTGCCCGTGATGGTCGACAACGACGCCAACACCAGCGGTTGGGCCGAGTGGCGGTTCGGGGCCGCGCAGAACGAGCCCGACCTGGTCCTCATCACGCTCGGCACCGGCATCGGCGGCGCGCTCGTCATCGACGGACTGCCGTACCGCGGCCACTTCGGCATCGCGGGGGAGTTCGGGCACATGCAGGTCGTGCCCGGCGGCAACCGGTGCGAGTGCGGGAACCTCGGTTGCTGGGAGCAGTACGCCAGCGGGCGCGTGCTCGGACGTCGGGCGGCGGCGGCGGTGGCCGAGGGCTCGCCCATCGGCCGCCGGCTGGCCGAGGCCGCCGGTGGGGCCGATCGCGTCGAGGGGGCGCACGTCACTCCGCTCGCGCAGGACGGCGACGAGGAGGCGATCTCCTGGATCGCCGACGTCGGCGACTGGCTCGGCGTCGGCATGGCCAACCTCGCCGCGGCGCTCGACCCCGGTCTGTTCGTCGTCGGCGGAGGGGTGAGCGACGCCGGCGAGATGCTGCTGGGCCCGGCACGCGAGGCCTACTCGCGCACGCTGACGGGTCGCGGCTACCGGTCCGAGGCCCGGATCGTCCGCGCGCACCTCGGCCCCGAGGCCGGGCTGATCGGCGCGGCCGACATGGCCCGACTCACAGCGCGGCGCCGTCGTCCGGCCAATCCCGCTGCGAGGGTCCGTGTTCGGGCAGCTGCGCGATCAAGTAGATCGCCGAGGCGACGAAGGTGA
- a CDS encoding carboxylesterase has protein sequence MSPTSSGSSASQPSVVPGAEPFTSDGGPVGVLLSHGFTGSPYSMVPWGRDLADRGYTVRVPRLPGHGTTWQQMNRTTWSDWYGALETELDILRDTCERVVVGGLSMGGCLALRLAEQRPHDVDAVVVVNPAIASRDPRLKAVPLLKWVVPSLEAIGGDIKKPGIEENAYDRTPLRALHSMMQLWGDVRADLGRIKAPVLFFRSTDDHVVDDSTLSLVREGLRPGLGEFVTLENSYHVATLDNDAPQIFERSAAFIAEHAGPGRAGG, from the coding sequence ATGAGCCCCACCTCCTCCGGATCCAGCGCGTCGCAGCCCTCCGTCGTGCCGGGAGCCGAGCCCTTCACGAGCGACGGCGGACCCGTCGGGGTCCTGCTGAGCCACGGCTTCACCGGCTCGCCGTACTCGATGGTCCCCTGGGGTCGCGACCTCGCCGACCGGGGCTACACGGTGCGGGTGCCCCGTCTGCCCGGCCACGGCACGACGTGGCAGCAGATGAACCGCACCACCTGGTCGGACTGGTACGGCGCGCTCGAGACCGAGCTGGACATCCTGCGCGACACCTGCGAGCGGGTCGTCGTAGGTGGGCTCTCCATGGGCGGCTGCCTCGCCCTGCGGCTGGCCGAGCAGCGTCCGCACGACGTCGACGCGGTGGTCGTGGTCAATCCCGCCATCGCCTCGCGCGACCCGCGACTGAAGGCCGTCCCCCTCCTCAAGTGGGTCGTCCCCTCGCTCGAGGCGATCGGTGGCGACATCAAGAAGCCGGGGATCGAGGAGAACGCGTACGACCGCACGCCGCTGAGGGCCCTGCACTCGATGATGCAGCTCTGGGGCGACGTGCGGGCCGACCTCGGACGGATCAAGGCCCCGGTGCTCTTCTTCCGCTCCACCGACGACCACGTCGTCGACGACAGCACCCTGTCGCTGGTGCGCGAAGGGCTGCGCCCCGGGCTCGGGGAGTTCGTCACGCTCGAGAACAGCTACCACGTGGCCACCCTCGACAACGACGCTCCGCAGATCTTCGAGCGCTCCGCCGCCTTCATCGCCGAGCACGCAGGGCCGGGACGCGCCGGTGGCTGA
- a CDS encoding 1-acyl-sn-glycerol-3-phosphate acyltransferase: MFYWFLKFLALGPLLKLIFRPWAEGTENVPKDGAVILASNHLSYSDWLFMPLVIPRRVTFVAKAEYFESPGIKGWFQKKFFSGAGQVPIDRSSGSAAAGAIATQLRLLSEGEVCGIYPEGTRSHDGKLYRGRTGVARIALEAGVPVIPLAVINTDVVAPPGKVFGKMARPGVRFGEPLDFSRYEGLEGDRFILRAVTDEIMYEIMRLSGQEYVDLYAQDAKKRDKESERAAAKAVERAESDEVWDQIKPE; this comes from the coding sequence TTGTTCTACTGGTTCCTGAAGTTCCTGGCGCTGGGTCCGCTGTTGAAGCTGATCTTCCGGCCCTGGGCCGAGGGCACCGAGAACGTGCCCAAGGACGGGGCGGTCATCCTGGCCAGCAACCACCTGTCCTACAGCGACTGGCTCTTCATGCCGCTGGTCATCCCGCGTCGCGTGACCTTCGTGGCCAAGGCCGAGTACTTCGAGTCGCCCGGCATCAAGGGCTGGTTCCAGAAGAAGTTCTTCTCCGGTGCAGGCCAGGTCCCGATCGACCGGTCGAGCGGCTCCGCCGCCGCCGGCGCCATCGCGACCCAGCTGCGGCTGCTCTCCGAGGGCGAGGTGTGCGGGATCTACCCCGAGGGCACCCGCTCCCACGACGGCAAGCTGTACCGCGGTCGCACGGGCGTCGCGCGGATCGCGCTGGAGGCGGGCGTACCGGTCATCCCGCTCGCCGTCATCAACACCGACGTCGTCGCGCCCCCCGGCAAGGTCTTCGGCAAGATGGCTCGCCCGGGCGTCCGCTTCGGCGAGCCGCTCGACTTCAGCCGCTACGAGGGCCTCGAGGGCGATCGCTTCATCCTGCGCGCCGTCACCGACGAGATCATGTACGAGATCATGCGCCTCTCCGGCCAGGAGTACGTCGACCTCTACGCCCAGGACGCCAAGAAGCGCGACAAGGAGTCGGAGCGCGCGGCCGCCAAGGCGGTCGAGCGCGCCGAGTCCGACGAGGTGTGGGACCAGATCAAGCCCGAGTGA